A stretch of Candidatus Methanomethylophilaceae archaeon DNA encodes these proteins:
- a CDS encoding SEL1-like repeat protein, with protein sequence MAFRLFGRGKDSADGHDDGGEYSPIRSAAVAVWYERSRASADTYDVFTSLMDDRKPSFRTDEEAAAWFSELEESGDLPATTILGVMNEEGLCVPKSEEKAALLYRKAAEQGYAPAQNCLGNSYRFGRGVPQSNEKAVEWYGKAANQGCARAQGRLGEMYAKGLGVPQSYLEAVDLCTEATDKGDALGQNRLGMMYQKGQGLPQSDSESARYYRKAAEQGFHEAEYNYGWMCYAGRGVKQSDREAALWYGKAAESGDAYAQCSLGNMYKNGRGVLKSDEKAVELYMKSAEQGYAVAQNNLAFMYREGIGIGKSYSEALRWYGKAAEQGHAGAQCTLGLMYYNGTGTPQSYEEAFFWLEKAAKNGDPPSQLYIAAMYERGEGVTRSLMSAREWYQKAADQLEDFSVRKDAQEALKRL encoded by the coding sequence ATGGCGTTCAGGCTCTTCGGGAGAGGAAAAGACAGCGCAGATGGCCATGATGATGGGGGCGAGTATTCTCCGATCCGGAGCGCCGCCGTAGCCGTCTGGTATGAGAGGAGCAGAGCTTCCGCGGATACTTATGATGTATTCACTAGCTTGATGGACGATAGGAAGCCTTCTTTCCGTACCGATGAAGAGGCAGCCGCATGGTTCTCCGAGCTGGAAGAATCCGGAGACCTCCCGGCAACGACTATTCTGGGCGTCATGAATGAAGAGGGCCTGTGCGTCCCGAAATCCGAAGAGAAGGCCGCTCTGCTGTACAGGAAAGCCGCGGAGCAGGGGTACGCTCCGGCTCAGAACTGCCTCGGCAACTCGTACCGCTTCGGAAGGGGAGTCCCGCAATCGAATGAAAAAGCCGTCGAATGGTATGGGAAAGCCGCAAACCAGGGATGCGCTCGCGCCCAAGGAAGGCTGGGCGAGATGTATGCCAAAGGCCTGGGGGTCCCGCAGTCATATCTGGAAGCCGTCGATCTGTGCACGGAAGCGACCGACAAAGGGGATGCTCTTGGGCAGAACAGGCTTGGGATGATGTATCAGAAAGGCCAAGGCCTCCCGCAATCGGATTCCGAGTCTGCCAGATATTACAGGAAAGCCGCGGAGCAGGGGTTCCATGAGGCCGAGTACAATTACGGATGGATGTGTTATGCCGGCAGAGGGGTGAAGCAATCCGACCGGGAAGCTGCGCTCTGGTACGGCAAAGCGGCCGAATCCGGCGATGCTTACGCCCAATGCAGCCTCGGAAACATGTACAAGAACGGCAGAGGGGTGCTGAAATCGGATGAAAAAGCCGTCGAACTTTACATGAAATCGGCAGAGCAGGGATATGCCGTCGCGCAGAACAATTTGGCGTTCATGTATCGCGAGGGGATCGGCATCGGGAAGTCCTATTCCGAGGCTCTGAGATGGTACGGCAAAGCGGCCGAGCAGGGACATGCCGGAGCCCAATGCACCCTCGGGCTCATGTATTATAATGGAACGGGCACTCCGCAGTCGTACGAAGAGGCTTTCTTTTGGCTTGAGAAAGCGGCGAAGAACGGCGATCCGCCGTCTCAGCTGTATATTGCTGCTATGTATGAGAGGGGAGAGGGGGTCACCCGGTCGTTGATGAGCGCCCGCGAATGGTATCAGAAAGCCGCCGATCAGTTAGAGGATTTCTCCGTCCGCAAAGATGCTCAGGAAGCTCTTAAGAGATTATGA
- a CDS encoding tyrosine-protein phosphatase, translating to MKASWALIPVVVAAIVAILAGTFLLQNDDNGAFEAKLVGEGSSSSIKLDVPRDEFYAHGIELGDRLALCFPDKTYYAYFICDRSGIASLDMYVNCYSKDQEVEIGIYDYDINLLFDYDMGTEFTVCKEGGKADYFDKIPHYSAGYSDDREDFSSSQGYGNYREVTQGSFKQDRLYRSASPMQHNGTRFLYCDEFLRSVGADYVFSISIDIDEVESYRYPGSYAFSLYDEGKVVAKNLSPSILCHKDEILFVMDTILSLDGSVGISCSQGKDRTGLYCAILESLAGASYKEVRDDYLLSMCNYCGIAEGSEEYDTVGSMVIDRIFYIFQNPEILDHVTDVDWSGMDISGYDAEGIVTGYLLGIGMDEGKLNMLKSSLRTD from the coding sequence ATGAAAGCCAGCTGGGCACTCATCCCTGTCGTGGTCGCCGCGATCGTGGCGATTCTGGCTGGGACATTCCTCCTCCAGAACGATGACAACGGAGCTTTCGAAGCCAAACTTGTCGGCGAAGGCTCATCCAGCAGCATAAAGCTGGATGTCCCGCGCGACGAATTCTATGCCCATGGGATAGAGCTCGGAGACCGTCTGGCCCTGTGCTTCCCGGACAAAACATACTATGCCTATTTCATATGCGACCGCAGCGGAATCGCATCGCTGGACATGTATGTGAACTGCTACTCAAAAGACCAGGAAGTGGAGATCGGAATCTACGATTACGACATCAACCTCCTATTCGATTACGATATGGGAACCGAATTCACGGTCTGCAAAGAAGGCGGGAAAGCCGACTACTTCGACAAGATCCCCCACTATTCGGCGGGCTATTCCGACGACAGAGAAGACTTCAGCTCCTCCCAGGGTTACGGAAACTACCGCGAGGTGACCCAAGGCAGCTTCAAGCAGGACAGGCTTTACAGATCGGCGTCCCCGATGCAGCACAACGGGACCCGCTTCCTTTACTGCGACGAATTCCTGAGGTCCGTGGGAGCCGACTATGTGTTCTCTATCAGCATAGATATAGACGAAGTGGAAAGCTACAGATACCCGGGATCGTACGCATTCTCTCTTTACGACGAGGGGAAAGTCGTGGCGAAGAATCTCAGCCCTTCGATACTGTGCCACAAAGACGAGATACTATTCGTCATGGACACCATCCTCAGCCTGGACGGAAGCGTTGGCATATCTTGCTCCCAAGGAAAGGACCGCACCGGACTGTACTGCGCCATACTGGAATCATTGGCTGGCGCCAGCTACAAGGAGGTCCGCGACGACTATCTCCTGTCCATGTGCAACTACTGCGGCATCGCAGAAGGCAGCGAAGAATACGACACCGTAGGTTCGATGGTGATAGACCGCATTTTCTACATATTCCAGAACCCAGAAATCCTGGACCACGTCACCGATGTGGACTGGAGCGGGATGGACATAAGCGGATACGATGCGGAAGGGATAGTGACCGGCTATCTCCTCGGGATAGGGATGGACGAAGGAAAACTGAATATGCTCAAGTCCAGCCTCAGAACGGATTGA